Within Crassostrea angulata isolate pt1a10 chromosome 2, ASM2561291v2, whole genome shotgun sequence, the genomic segment TTCTACATCTAACGTCCTTGTACATTTGTCTTTTTTGTTCAACAGGATACTGTATGTAACACAACTTCAACTTCTGAGACAGAgcttgattttgatttaaaagaaaacaaaacacttgttttAATTCATCGTTCATCGTTTTTGATgggtaatattttttaataaagtgctCTATTACAAGAACGGACCATTTCATTCCTGGTGTCTACTCCAATTACAGTTAGACCTTTCTTTACTCCAGCTTGTAGGGCTTCACCTGAAAGACATTAAGCGTAATAAATAAACACAAGGTCTACATGTGTATTCTGCCTTAAATGCACAGTTCCAAACCAGGTTATCACATATATACCTAATTAGGTTTGTTTCTTATATGCCTTACCTTTGCCACAGTGAAGTACCACTAGATTTCCATTTTTTGGTGATACTTGAAGGAGTAGTTTTTCATAGAATGCTGACTTGGTATTTCCTTCAATCAGTGCTGACAAACCTTTGATGCCTGTTTTGCTGGACGTGATGCAGAGGAATGGCTGGGTGTAGTTACCTTTAATGTAATTGCTCATGTTAAAATAGTTAACTTAAAATTAGTTTCAGGTTagaaattacttaattttttttcatgttatgAATAACTTAAATAAGATTGATAAGTTTCATGTTACAAATGATTACTGatacaatttgttttaattgcaaTGAATTGGGCCTATTTCATagtttaaaagtttaatgaaatgttttgtcTTCAAAAGATTTGCAACTTTACTCACTTCTTCTGTTGAAGAGGACAACCACCAGAGTAGCTTTGTTAGGATACATCAGTTCTACTCCTTTCTTTGTGTCGCTGACACTGGCCCACGATGTTGTTAAAACAATGGTGTGTTCCTCATTTAGTAAGGGGAGGTCCATACACACTCTGAGAAGTGTTTGCCACTCGGACTTGATaggtttaaataaaacatttctataGTTTTGCGtgagtaaatatcagtaaagttgaatgaaaaaaaatatatatattcacatacatgtaaataccagcaaatattaaaatcaatatatacaaCTACGAGCATTTAATctaaaaaaagagaagaaggGCTTGAAGTGCTTATATTGCATgcctaaaaaaatattgtacaaaacaataTGTAGTTTACTGTCACAAAAAGTACTTACTATTTCCTCATTGAATAGAATGACATCAACAGGATTATTTAGGCTGCCCccttttatgaaatttaaaggATGATCTTGAAAAACCAAAGGTTTTGCCCTTGAAGAGGGATCTTTCAGTTTCCTCTCCACAAACTGGCGGAGCCTTTCCCCTGGAACACCCCTTTTAACATCACTGAAAAGAAAGAATATCAGGTGgttaaacatatataatttaaggcttttctttttatatctttCCTTCACCCGATTTGGTACAGGCATGTATCAGCAAGAGTATCCTGAATATGTCTCCTATgtatttaagctttaaaaattaGTCACATTCAAGCATAGTTGCATGAGGTAAGATAAACCTTTGTACCTACCCAATGAACTGGCTAAGTTCTTCTTCAGCCTCCTCCTCTGTTGACCAAAATGTATCTAGTGTTTTTTCCCATGACATTTTGGTCAACTTGCACAAGGCATACTGGATGTTCCTCGTTCCCTTTAGATATTCTGCTTcctgtttaaaatcattttggaATCAGTTAGTTTTTAAATGCCTTCTTTAAGAGGAATGGGCAGTTGTGACCATTAAATTAGACTATAAAAATCTGACCTTAAAAAGAGCTTTGGGTAATGATATAGGGGGAAATGTAATTCAAGGCTAAAAATGGAGTTTTATAAATAACTAAAACTAATTAATAGTTTATATGGCTAAAATGATTCCATCTGAAATTTAACAATTCAATTTGTTGACAATCACACCACTTTGGAATACAGTTACATATATTCATGCAATATCAAATACCATCTTCAATGTAGGTTTATAGGAGGAAAGATATTTGCAACTGTAAAATTAGCATCATTATAGCATTGAATTatgatttttgaagtatacagtctcataactgcagcggtgtgtgcatacagaTTCAGCAATGcacattgaaaatttttatgcTCTCATCGCTGcggttatgagactgtatatttcaaaaaatcatgatttaatgcttatattaatggaagagccacagtaacagccgcAAGCGTGAACTtagattttcgcttgtgacgttgcagtttacagcgttcaacgtttgtgacgtcatgataaaactcgtcattttaacctttgagttcCCTGTGTAcattacagtgttataactgccATAGCTTTCAGcacactttacaagcaaaaaatatgtggaatgtaaatataaaaatatatgtaccttTGTCATTTCATCCAGATCATACTCTAGACTGGTAACTTTAGTTAACATCTGTACAACAGTTTCCTCTGGTAAGGTCATTAAAGCTCTCCAAGGCCGTGTCACATTCAAACATGGTGTCATCATGGATTCATgtttctgaaaattttaataaaaaatcatatatgtgtgtgtatgcgtgtgtatatatatatatatatgcactcaatttgtacaggaaaatacagaaaattaaattataataaatgaaCTTAATATATACTCAAGTGATACTCCTAACCTAGGTTGGAGCAATTTCAGCTTTCTTATAATCcgcaatatatacatgtattaagtttttgttcaaaattttaaaaaatgataatgttgaGCCTTATAAATCTTAATTATGATTTGATCAACACCTTTAGTTTTTGGTTCTTTAGCTTCCCTTGCTCAAAGAGACCATAGATCAGCAAAATCTGTCTGTAAACAGGGTCACTGGCACATGAAATCCAAAAGATAGACTGGTAACTAGAAATATCCTACAAAACAGAgttaaaaatgttgttaatttaaactatatatataaatcaataattaaaataacatttctGTCTTAaggatttatttaaaattacatacTGAGCCAAGAGGAAGATGTTGCTGGCACCTCATTCTCCATTCCTTTGTGTTTTCACACCTGGCTGACTCCACATCAATGTCTGATGGCTTCAGACTTCTGAATAATTTGACCTGATATAGTTGTCAAGTTTAAAAGATAGTTATACAAAAAAACtgtataataaataattggTACTGTAACAGAAAAACAGATGAAAAAATTACGGACCAGTACGGTATTCAAACCCAGGCCCCCCATGCATCTCTAGTCAGgtgatttctctctctctcattcttctctctctctctctctctctcattctctctctctctctctctctctctctctctctctctctctctctctctacaaaATTCATAACTTCATACCCTAACTTTATTACCATATCTTTGTGGGAAACTCTGTTTATATTGTGTCCAATGATGTTGTGGTTTGTAGCAACGAATATCTCCTCCTCTTGGGTC encodes:
- the LOC128171363 gene encoding uncharacterized protein LOC128171363: MKMWAIRKEENAYYAVKNNARMRFSRSKTECPPLERLAIPSKEDLRSKGLHCDAKRAVIMTFLGGRRQFASRTDFDWSYNDLCRQFKMFTEVDEFVEAVNITIGNLDIVRETQIDSQATVYADDSGFLEPVCSETCDPEADGSESHSFEPPLKKQKVKPLQASLSKSQALTNNFQDDILKSIRGKTLTGIHQIMLSRIEGPDTPFRDTNISFVKQVQDGQTAACTLPQPLALHLIGENDKQNVDKEHLNGYSYICLGGNHQRLAAVENHSLYPHMVQYMTLPSNIFVNLTQEEEIFVATNHNIIGHNINRVSHKDMVKLFRSLKPSDIDVESARCENTKEWRMRCQQHLPLGSDISSYQSIFWISCASDPVYRQILLIYGLFEQGKLKNQKLKKHESMMTPCLNVTRPWRALMTLPEETVVQMLTKVTSLEYDLDEMTKEAEYLKGTRNIQYALCKLTKMSWEKTLDTFWSTEEEAEEELSQFIGDVKRGVPGERLRQFVERKLKDPSSRAKPLVFQDHPLNFIKGGSLNNPVDVILFNEEISEWQTLLRVCMDLPLLNEEHTIVLTTSWASVSDTKKGVELMYPNKATLVVVLFNRRSNYTQPFLCITSSKTGIKGLSALIEGNTKSAFYEKLLLQVSPKNGNLVVLHCGKGEALQAGVKKGLTVIGVDTRNEMVRSCNRALY